One Clostridium sp. CM027 genomic window carries:
- the nifU gene encoding Fe-S cluster assembly scaffold protein NifU: protein MYSDKVMEHFYSPRNMGILGDANGIGEAGDPNCGDIMKIYIKVEDNIITSVKFKAFGCGSAIASSSIATELIKGKNLEKAWELTNKSVIEALEGLPALKQHCSVLAEQTIHNAINNYRESCMLEPWKNDLK, encoded by the coding sequence ATGTATAGTGATAAGGTTATGGAGCATTTTTATAGTCCAAGAAATATGGGTATATTAGGTGATGCTAACGGTATTGGAGAGGCAGGGGACCCTAATTGCGGGGATATAATGAAAATTTATATAAAGGTTGAGGATAATATAATAACTAGTGTTAAGTTTAAGGCTTTTGGGTGTGGCTCAGCTATTGCATCATCTAGCATTGCGACAGAGCTTATAAAGGGTAAAAACTTAGAGAAGGCATGGGAATTAACCAACAAGTCAGTTATTGAAGCTCTGGAAGGATTACCGGCTTTAAAACAACATTGCTCAGTGCTTGCAGAACAAACTATACATAATGCGATAAATAATTATAGAGAGTCATGCATGCTTGAGCCTTGGAAGAATGATTTAAAATAA